The bacterium nucleotide sequence GAAAGAATGGCACATCTCTGTACAGCGACAACCCGCGGCCATGGCCGTGGATGCGTTCACCTCGCCGCAAGCGGGCGTGGTGGCGCTTCTTGCCCCTGTGCTGTACCGCTTTCAATGGTACGCTGTTCAACAGGTGTTCAACCAACTTCCCTATACCGTGGAGAAGATAGAGACCGGTGAGGCCAAGGCGATGGAGGCTGTCGCGGCAATGGCAGCCGCAGTGCAGTCAGGCCGCTATCAGGCGGGCATTATTCTGCATGACACGGCGTCCAGCTTTTTGCCTCTTCTGCAGCGTCAGGATCGCATTCAGCCGGTGATCGGCTGGAGTTCAGTGAACGTGAGAATGCGGCCTGCGCCGCTGCAGAGCAATGTGCTTTTAATCAACCGGCGTTCTGTGGGCGTAAAATATCTCGCTGATATGATCGCTGCATGGCTGGCGGTTTCTCCGCATGGTTGACCATGTTCCTTTCTAACCCGTCATCGGACTGTAAAACTGATTTCTTCATGCAGGTAACAGGAAAACACGTGCTTTTGGATCAAGTAAAACAGGCAGGGGTGGTCGGCGCCGGCGGCGCCGGTTTTCCGACTCATGTAAAATTGCAGGCTCAGGTCGAGTACTATTTGGTCAACGGTGCAGAATGCGAGCCGTTGATGCACAAAGATCGCGAGCTGATGTGCCGTTTTTCCCGGGAGATCGTACAAGGCCTGCAATGGGCGGCTGACTGCGTGCACGCCGACAAACGGGTCTTTGGCATTAAATCAAAAAATCAGTCCGCTATCCAGGCCCTAAAAACCGCCATCGGGTCCAGCCCGGTCTCCATTCACGAATTCGGCGACTATTATCCGGCCGGCGACGAGTATGAGCTGGTCTATGGTATCACCGGTCGGCTGATCCCTCCGCAAGGATTGCCGCTGCAGATCGGCACGGTGGTGAACAATGTTGAAACCTTGTTCAATATTTACCAGGCGGCTCAAGGCCAGCCGGTCACGGATACGTTTTTAACCATCACCGGCGCAGTGAAGCAGCCGATGACCACGCGTGTGCCCATCGGCATGCAGGTTCGTGATGTGCTGGCTCTGGCCGGCGGCCCGACGTGCTCCGGCTACCGCATCATGGAAAGCGGTTTGATGATGGGCCGCTTGTTACCGGATGATTTGCAGCCGGTGACCAAGACCACCGGTGGATTGATCGTGCTGCCCGAGGATCATCGATTGATCCAACGCTACACCACGCCGCCCAGGATCATGGATCGCATCGGTCACTCCGCCTGCGACCAGTGCAGTTATTGCACAGAGCTGTGCCCGCGCTATCTCTTGGGCTATGACGTGCAGCCGCATCTGGTCATGCGCAGCCTTGGCTTTACGTCCATGGGAACAGCGTTGTGGAACAAACATGCTTTGCTGTGCTGCCAGTGCGGCATCTGTACACTGTACGCTTGTCCGGAAGGGCTGCATCCACGTGAAGCCTGTTTGCGCAGCATGACCGACTTGCGCACCAAGGGAGAGGGAAAGTGGCAGGGCTCCGACCAGGTGAGCGTGCATCGCATCAAGGACAGCCGGCGCGTACCGGTCAAACAGCTCATGCGTCGTCTCGGAGTGATGGACTATGATGCCCCTGCGGAATTTGTCGAAACCTCCCCTCATCCGGAAGAGGTGCGCATTCCTTTGAAGCAGCATGTGGGCGTGGCTGCAGAGGCGACGGTCAAGGCGGGCGATAAAGTGGAAAGAGGCCAACTCATCGGCCGCATTCCAGAGGACAAACTGGCAGCGGCCATTCATGCAAGCATCGCCGGGGTGGTCGCCGAGGTGACGACCGAAGTGGTGACCATCCGGACAAAATGACAATGGACGATTCGAGTTCGTCGACCACTCTTTTACCTTGGGAAACAAGCCGCTATGACAAGTTTGGGATTGATTGAGCTGAACAGCATCGCCGCAGGATTTTCCATCTGCGATACGCTGCTGAAAACCGCGGATGTGGAACTGGTTCTCAACCGGACCATCTGTTCCGGGAAATATATGATCATTGTGAACGGCTCAGTGGCAGCCGTGCAGGCGAGCATTGCCGCGGGTCTGCAACAGTGGCCTGAGGCGGTGATCGATTCCATGGTCATCGCCAACGTGCACCCCTCGGTGCTGCCGGCATTGGCCGGCTCCCATGAAGGAGCACAAACCGGCAGTTTGGGCGTGATCGAGTCCTTTTCCGTCGCCTCCCTGCTGGAGGCGGCTGATGCTGCGGCCAAAGCGGCGGCTGTGACTCTGCTGGAGATCCGCTTGGCCATGGCGCTGGGCGGCAAGGCTTTTGTAACGTTGACCGGGCAGGTCTCTGCGGTACGGGCTGCAGTGGAAGCCGGCGCTGCGGTGGTGGCGGAAAAGGGATTGCTGGTGAACAAGGTCGTTATC carries:
- a CDS encoding NADH dehydrogenase subunit — translated: MLLDQVKQAGVVGAGGAGFPTHVKLQAQVEYYLVNGAECEPLMHKDRELMCRFSREIVQGLQWAADCVHADKRVFGIKSKNQSAIQALKTAIGSSPVSIHEFGDYYPAGDEYELVYGITGRLIPPQGLPLQIGTVVNNVETLFNIYQAAQGQPVTDTFLTITGAVKQPMTTRVPIGMQVRDVLALAGGPTCSGYRIMESGLMMGRLLPDDLQPVTKTTGGLIVLPEDHRLIQRYTTPPRIMDRIGHSACDQCSYCTELCPRYLLGYDVQPHLVMRSLGFTSMGTALWNKHALLCCQCGICTLYACPEGLHPREACLRSMTDLRTKGEGKWQGSDQVSVHRIKDSRRVPVKQLMRRLGVMDYDAPAEFVETSPHPEEVRIPLKQHVGVAAEATVKAGDKVERGQLIGRIPEDKLAAAIHASIAGVVAEVTTEVVTIRTK
- a CDS encoding BMC domain-containing protein, which encodes MTSLGLIELNSIAAGFSICDTLLKTADVELVLNRTICSGKYMIIVNGSVAAVQASIAAGLQQWPEAVIDSMVIANVHPSVLPALAGSHEGAQTGSLGVIESFSVASLLEAADAAAKAAAVTLLEIRLAMALGGKAFVTLTGQVSAVRAAVEAGAAVVAEKGLLVNKVVIPAPAQQLYQNYI